A window of the Equus asinus isolate D_3611 breed Donkey chromosome 20, EquAss-T2T_v2, whole genome shotgun sequence genome harbors these coding sequences:
- the LOC123278819 gene encoding olfactory receptor 5P76-like, translating to MDALVGRNYTEMTGFILLGLTDDPKLRVILFIVILCIYLVTVSGNLSTIILIRISSQLHHPMYFFLSHLALADMGLSSSVTPNMLVNFLVERNTISYYGCAMQLGSVAFFGATECFLLAAMAYDRFMAICSPLLYSTKMSTQVCVQLLIVSYIGGLFNAFAFTIGVYSLVFCGPNGVNHFFCDYAPLVELSCLAISIPAVVPSYVAGSIIVATVFVIAVSYICILITILKMRSTEGRHKAFSTCASHLTAVTLYYGTITFIYVLPKSCYTTDQNKVVSVFYMVAIPMLNPLIYSLRNNEIKGALKKELARKVFC from the coding sequence ATGGATGCCCTGGTGGGTAGAAACTACACTGAAATGACAGGGTTCATTTTATTGGGCTTAACTGACGATCCGAAACTTCGAGTCATTCTCTTCATTGTCATCCTGTGTATCTACCTGGTCACTGTATCTGGCAATCTCAGCACAATCATTCTCATCAGAATCTCTTCTCAGCTCCATCatcctatgtatttttttctgagccaCTTGGCTTTGGCTGACATGGGTTTATCATCTTCTGTCACACCCAATATGCTTGTAAACTTCCTGGTGGAGAGAAATACCATCTCCTATTATGGATGTGCCATGCAGCTTGGTTCTGTTGCTTTCTTTGGGGCAACTGAATGCTTCCTTCTGGCTGCCATGGCATATGATCGCTTTATGGCAATCTGCAGCCCGTTACTTTATTCCACCAAAATGTCCACACAAGTTTGTGTTCAGTTACTCATAGTGTCTTACATAGGTGGTTTATTCAATGCTTTTGCTTTTACTATTGGTGTCTATTCTTTAGTCTTCTGTGGACCAAATGGAGTCAATCATTTTTTCTGTGATTATGCTCCTTTAGTTGAACTCTCATGTTTGGCTATCAGTATTCCTGCAGTTGTCCCCTCATATGTGGCTGGCTCCATCATTGTGGCCACAGTGTTTGTCATAGCTGTCTCCTACATCtgcatcctcatcaccatcctgAAGATGCGCTCCACTGAGGGGCGCCacaaggccttctccacctgtgcctcaCACCTCACAGCTGTCACTCTGTACTATGGGACCATCACGTTCATTTATGTGCTGCCCAAGTCTTGCTATACAACTGACCAGAACAAGGTGGTGTCCGTATTCTACATGGTAGCGATCCCCATGTtgaaccccctcatctacagTCTCAGGAACAATGAAATTAAGGGGGCTCTGAAGAAAGAGCTTGCTAGAAAAGTGTTTTGTTAG